The following proteins are co-located in the Styela clava chromosome 15, kaStyClav1.hap1.2, whole genome shotgun sequence genome:
- the LOC120334460 gene encoding S-adenosylmethionine sensor upstream of mTORC1-like, with the protein MDPNKKVFVDEIRKVHKDLRRKYQKDPDFSKIWEEHCKNEETLNKYAKSMQDLATVIWDEDCDGTHRINWCIDTCKKYFCEKEMNKYLEKDERRKPHYKEDTTQFHLGPNPFESYNDEMKDVSERSFCQPNMLRLLDVGSCYDPFKKYEEFETTAIDLRPACETVHKCDFIKVDVSSDIKEEEKFQQTVTTLSAQQAPEISILPSSYFHIVVFSLLLTYIPSPQVRWEICQKAHKVLQTNGLLLIITPDSSHQNKNAALMKRWKKAIEQIGFQRIKYSKDRHLHFMAFRKVPSDFLWDKRKITEIYSNKIEKLCLNIPQDFHDCDDDTENKTDNDITKDFSDVTKDVGASTNDITKEISDVINDNTVVFK; encoded by the exons ATGGATCCAAATAAGAAGGTATTTGTTGATGAAATAAGGAAAGTTCATAAAGATTTgagaagaaaatatcaaaaag ATCCTGACTTTTCTAAAATCTGGGAGGAGCATTGTAAGAATGAGGAAACCTTGAATAAATATGCGAAATCAATGCAAGATCTGGCAACAGTGATCTGGGATGAAGATTGTGATGGAACTCACCGgataaat TGGTGTATCGACACTTGCAAGAAATATTTCTGTGAAaaagaaatgaataaatatcTTGAGAAAGACGAAAGAAGAAAACCTCATTATAAAGAAGATACAACCCAGTTTCATCTCGGTCCGAATCCTTTTGAAAGTTACAACGATGAGATGAAGGATGTAAGTGAAAG ATCATTTTGTCAACCAAATATGCTTCGACTTCTGGACGTTGGCAGTTGTTACGATCCGttcaaaaaatatgaagaatttgAAACAACAGCTATAGATTTAAGACCTGCTTGTGAG ACAGTTCACAAATGTGACTTTATCAAAGTCGATGTTTCCTCTGACATTAAAGAAGAAGAGAAATTCCAACAAACTGTGACAACATT GTCTGCACAACAAGCTCCGGAAATCTCAATCCTACCGTCTTCttattttcatattgttgtgtttTCTCTGCTTCTGACTTATATTCCGAGTCCACAAGTTAGATGGGAGATCTGCCAAAAAGCTCACAAG GTGCTACAGACAAACGGACTTTTACTCATAATAACTCCAGATTCCAGTCATCAAAATAA AAATGCAGCACTtatgaaaagatggaaaaaAGCGATTGAACAAATTGGATTCCAGCGAATAAAATACTCCAAAGATCGGCATCTACATTTTATGGCGTTCCGGAAAGTCCCTTCTGATTTTTTATGGGATAAACGTAAAATTACTGAAATTTATAGCAATAAAATAGAAAAGTTATGCTTGAATATTCCACAAGATTTTCATGATTGCGATGATGACACCGAAAATAAGACTGATAATGACATCACAAAGGATTTCAGTGATGTCACAAAAGATGTTGGTGCCAGTACCAATGACATCACAAAAGAAATTAGTGATGTCATAAATGATAATACCgttgtattcaaataa
- the LOC120334365 gene encoding uncharacterized protein LOC120334365, whose amino-acid sequence MYLQYNENVDYFSLEELRHLAGAMGFPKEVFESNIPNDLFDEKEKITTRDLIKCIEDRCFHVDLHFTVNLKSATYNATCLKEAVKFISKRYLSFKELLEVRLAFQSYEAYDQNGMKIDELIFLRTLKMCGRVISPKKLMHKLKHLKLSFKVEGRIQFFEFLDLLELCEFTKNQILTGDELHSPVEKSWTRLYKVDNFKRFMTPQDKKIWKHLNEEYKNEELNYNQPKLKSNNFIKNPLTPDDFRMQVKLANKQYETLHKSLRNSSKQVKLARGGFTFVRPQTYSHQNKKDMRSKRTMSASTGKNTFENTPRAPSRTSIPATELTDGFPSTRSKKKLRPQSSPPVMTDRLLKDSKSKVENVQFDMCTEHQRWFEYYHDNITHHLPNYHEVLRRMRKPFPAPRRKRFYRRPRPNPNVISRLSSHEPNPPLEHLQHCDALSCGIGTDNHSMLLKNKARKIRCKSAPVSSSNKFSATEFKPSKVTNQYSSLLQSLMEEYGYVSEDDSITEDKTNEGNLKNELAESSLKNEVEKIEPTELGSKRCSEEVKGEHYSEQGDHASLILSESSCSFTKSPRLVPENINTIENDAEKKQQFIDEFFKWRKHKKTSVTNLIKETGYYRPCVKLDHGNQRNISSPQSFKKVFRPPSAKTSESQTENLSDFEKHVLDPENLRIRHDVSLADDEVDFYMIERKVRSLRRIAKRYSGKDRRWFSTLVKTTEINDSPIKPLNNGISVND is encoded by the exons ATGTATTTGCAATACAATGAAAATGTCGATTACTTCAGTCTCGAAGAACTCAG GCATCTTGCTGGAGCGATGGGATTCCCGAAAGAAGTATTTGAGAGCAACATACCGAATGATCTttttgatgaaaaagaaaaaatcacAACAAGAGATTTAATCAAATGTATTGAAGATCGTTGCTTTCATGTTGACCTACATTTTACTGTCAACTTGAAATCTGCGACGTATAATGCGACATGCTTGAAGGAGGCAgttaaatttatatcaaaacgATATTTAAGTTTCAAGGAATTGCTTGAAGTTCGACTTGCATTCCAATCGTATGAGGCGTATGATCAAAACGGGATGAAAATTGACGAACTTATATTTTTGCGAACGTTAAAAATGTGCGGGAGGGTGATTTCACCAAAAAAATTAATGCATAAGTTGAAACATTTGAAATTAAGTTTTAAAGTAGAGGGGAGGATTCAGTTTTTTGAGTTCTTAGATCTTTTAGAATTATGTGAGTtcacaaaaaatcaaattttaaccGGTGATGAGTTGCATTCACCTGTCGAAAAAAGCTGGACAAGATTATACAAAGTTGacaattttaagcgttttatgaCACCCCAAGATAAGAAAATATGGAAACATTTGAATGAGGAATATAAAAATGAGGAATTGAATTACAACCAACctaaattgaaatcaaataattttatcaagaaTCCTCTCACACCAGATGATTTTCGGATGCAGGTTAAACTCGCGAATAAACAGTACGAAACGCTTcacaaaagtttgagaaactcGAGCAAACAGGTTAAACTAGCAAGAGGTGGATTCACTTTTGTACGTCCACAAACGTATTCTCATCAAAATAAGAAAGATATGAGAAGTAAACGTACAATGTCGGCTTCAACTGGTAAAAATACATTTGAAAACACTCCCAGAGCTCCATCAAGAACTTCGATACCGGCTACGGAATTAACTGATGGATTTCCTTCAACTAGAAGTAAAAAAAAGCTGAGACCACAATCTAGTCCGCCTGTTATGACCGATAGGTTACTAAAAGATTCAAAATCTAAAGTTGAAAATGTGCAGTTTGATATGTGCACGGAACACCAACGTTGGTTCGAATATTATCACGACAATATTACCCATCATCTCCCCAATTATCATGAAGTTCTGAGAAGAATGAGAAAACCTTTTCCAGCACCGAGAAGGAAACGTTTTTATAGACGACCTCGTCCAAATCCTAATGTTATTTCTCGTTTGTCAAGTCATGAACCGAACCCTCCGCTTGAGCACTTACAACACTGTGACGCATTATCTTGCGGAATTGGAACGGATAATCATTCCATGCTGCTAAAAAACAAAGCAAGAAAAATCCGCTGTAAATCTGCTCCTGTTTCATcctcaaataaattttctgcGACAGAATTTAAACCCTCGAAAGTTACGAATCAATATTCTTCCTTGCTACAATCATTAATGGAGGAATATGGCTACGTCAGTGAAGATGATTCAATAACTGAAGATAAAACAAATGAAGGAAATCTAAAAAATGAGCTTGCAGAATCCTCATTAAAAAATGAAGTCGAAAAAATTGAACCAACGGAACTTGGAAGTAAACGCTGTTCTGAAGAGGTCAAAGGTGAACACTATTCTGAACAGGGAGATCACGCAAGTTTAATTCTTTCAGAAAGCTCATGTTCTTTCACTAAATCACCACGACTCGTTCCTGAAAATATTAATACTATTGAAAATGATGCcgaaaaaaaacaacaatttattgatgAATTCTTCAAATGGcgaaaacataaaaaaactaGCGTAACTAATTTGATAAAGGAAACAGGTTATTATCGTCCATGTGTCAAGCTTGATCACGGTAACCAAAGAAATATCTCCTCCCCACAgagttttaaaaaagtttttcgaCCCCCCAGTGCAAAAACGAGCGAATCCCAAACTGAAAATTTATCAGATTTTGAAAAACACGTCCTCGACCCAGAAAATTTACGAATTCGTCATGATGTTAGCCTTGCGGACGATGAAGTTGATTTTTATATGATCGAAAGAAAAGTTAGGTCGTTGAGAAGGATTGCGAAACGCTACTCTGGAAAGGACAGACGATGGTTTTCTACTCTAGTAAAGACTACAGAAATAAATGATTCTCCGATCAAACCATTAAACAATGGTATATCCgtaaatgactaa
- the LOC120333691 gene encoding RNA ligase 1-like, producing MKTCAVQSKIQCVLKTAVKQAPSSKRQGQNYCVEATQEICLDAEECDFTKAIASEKFDGTCCHVRINNGRLMLCARLDRKPSKGADKRFKAYQRKHREWKLTKTGEEPLFQWKFPNDLKTVPDEWIPADDIKIDDSTKFPIPDENGHIPGWVPVESTNPQYCWHSSVIDYNTGMALTLKLSSDTKNGDKAVEISPTALADLDRKTLELIGTNINGNPYGLGSKSKPFHVLVEHGCISVLDLPQSISYESIYTWFTSNSHASVEGIVWHFSSGKMFKLHRHHLKLSWPQNDVNPLLRDRPVIIKTGSLHSKEYSSNSKSMFNYLFSLNSTSFSKFRDIFEISESVNGAV from the coding sequence ATGAAAACTTGCGCTGTACAAAGTAAAATACAGTGCGTACTTAAAACAGCGGTAAAACAAGCTCCATCGAGTAAACGCCAAGGACAAAATTATTGTGTTGAAGCTACTCAAGAAATTTGTCTAGATGCAGAAGAATGCGATTTTACTAAGGCTATAGCAAGTGAAAAGTTTGATGGAACTTGCTGTCATGTAAGAATTAATAATGGACGGTTAATGCTATGTGCTAGGTTGGATAGGAAACCAAGCAAAGGTGCCGATAAGAGGTTTAAAGCATATCAGAGAAAACATAGAGAATGGAAGCTTACAAAAACTGGTGAAGAGCCACTTTTCCAATGGAAGTTTCCAAATGATTTAAAAACTGTTCCAGATGAATGGATTCCAGCAGATGACATTAAAATAGATGATTCCACTAAATTTCCAATCCCTGACGAAAACGGACATATCCCAGGTTGGGTTCCAGTTGAAAGTACGAACCCACAATACTGCTGGCACTCGTCAGTCATAGATTATAACACTGGTATGGCATTGACTTTAAAACTATCTAGTGACACCAAAAATGGCGACAAAGCAGTTGAAATTTCACCAACGGCTCTTGCTGATCTAGACAGAAAAACTCTCGAATTGATTGGAACTAATATTAATGGAAATCCATATGGTTTGGGTAGCAAAAGTAAGCCTTTCCATGTATTAGTTGAACATGGTTGTATATCTGTATTAGACTTACCTCAAAGCATATCATATGAATCAATATATACATGGTTTACCTCCAATTCTCATGCGTCTGTTGAAGGAATTGTTTGGCATTTTTCGTCAGGTAAAATGTTCAAGTTACATCGTCACCACTTAAAATTGTCATGGCCGCAGAATGATGTGAATCCACTTTTACGGGACCGTCCTGTGATCATAAAAACTGGCAGTTTGCATTCTAAAGAATATTCTTCTAATTCAAAATCTATgtttaattatttgttttcattgaATAGTACAtcgttttcaaaatttcgagatatttttgaaattagtgAGTCAGTAAATGGTGCTGTTTAG
- the LOC120334094 gene encoding sodium- and chloride-dependent transporter XTRP3-like — MGDANTSAYETTTCNGGVKSSRSDSLEKIDPFAVEQEGLLTEEDKSDSSSDSSDSDGQMKERPAWDNKFQYIMAALGFAVGLGNIWRFPYLCQKNGGGAFLIPYFVMLFLEGYPLYFLELAVGQSMRKGAVGVWSHIHPQLVGVGFASIVVSLLIGLYYNMILAWTLFYLFNSFRSELPWAKCPENNGTIVHECAVSSSTAYFWYRDTLDISGSIEEGGVANWKMVVSLFIAWVLVFFGIIKGIKSSGKVMYFATIFPYVILIAFFVRGMTLEGAAAGVVHMFKPDLTRLVDPVVWREAATQIFFSLGLGYGAIIAYSSYNPYNNNCKKDALFVASANSLTSVFACITVFSVLGFKANLATKECMEVNRQTVLTAFPESYFIKNSSYVEFLQHMDELNSTYPDIFQNLSISNKNCSIEEELKEIGQGTGLAFIAFAETILSFPGAPVWAVLFFFMLLCIGMSSEFGILQAFITMVLDFGYKVSKLKLTSALCLSMFIIGLIFTMRSGSYFLDIFDGYSATFGLVSVALFETIAVAWVFKLENFENDIERMIHSKPGLYWRISWKYTCPFIMVVILIASFVDMFLNPPSYYAWNKDTGTKDELTYPPWAVFIIVLLILSSMLCIPLFAALVRFGIFDPKWIGVNSYGRNKRAEQNDNDDIGVTESATPLNLNSTNKV, encoded by the exons ATGGGAGACGCGAATACTAGTGCCTATGAAACGACGACGTGCAATGGGGGTGTGAAAAGCAGTCGATCAGACAGTTTGGAAAAAATTGACCCATTCGCAGTCGAGCAGGAAGGTCTTCTAACTGAAgag GATAAAAGTGACAGCTCATCCGATAGCTCGGACTCTGATGGACAAATGAAAGAACGTCCGGCGTGGGATAATAAATTCCAGTATATCATGGCCGCACTCGGGTTCGCTGTTGGTCTCGGAAATATTTGGAGGTTTCCTTACTTGTGTCAAAAGAATGGGGGAG GTGCTTTCCTGATTCCATATTTCGTCATGTTGTTCTTGGAAGGATATCCGTTGTACTTCTTGGAACTTGCCGTTGGTCAAAGCATGAGAAAAGGGGCAGTGGGAGTGTGGAGTCATATACACCCTCAGTTAGTTGGGGTTGGATTTGCCAGCATTGTG GTTTCTCTTCTTATTGGTCTATACTACAACATGATATTGGCTTggacattattttatttattcaattcatttcGTTCGGAACTACCATGGGCAAAATGTCCGGAAAATAACGGAACAATTGTTCACGAATGTGCTGTTAGTTCGTCCACAGCTTATTTCTGGTATCGAGATACTTTGGATATTTCTGGCTCTATTGAGGAAGGAG GAGTGGCAAATTGGAAAATGGTTGTCAGTCTCTTCATAGCTTGGGTTTTAGTATTCTTTGGAATCATCAAAGGAATCAAATCATCTGGCAAAGTCATGTATTTTGCAACTATATTTCCATACGTTATATTGATCGCGTTCTTTGTTCGAGGCATGACACTAGAGGGAGCTGCAGCAGGAGTTGTCCACATGTTCAAGCCTGAC CTCACAAGACTTGTTGACCCAGTAGTCTGGCGAGAAGCAGCAACTCAGATATTCTTCAGTCTAGGACTTGGCTATGGAGCAATCATCGCTTATTCAAGTTATAATCCATacaataataattgtaaaaag GATGCCTTGTTTGTGGCTTCAGCTAACAGTTTGACTTCGGTATTTGCTTGCATCACTGTCTTCTCTGTTCTCGGATTTAAAGCAAATCTGGCGACCAAGGAATGTATGGAAGT GAATCGTCAAACAGTTCTCACTGCATTCCCTGAATCATACTTCATAAAGAATTCATCCTACGTTGAGTTTCTTCAACACATGGATGAATTGAATTCAACTTATccagatatttttcaaaatttatcgataTCGAATAAGAATTGTAGCATTGAAGAAGAACTGAAAGAG ATCGGTCAAGGAACCGGACTCGCTTTTATTGCTTTCGCAGAAACAATTCTAAGTTTTCCTGGCGCCCCCGTGTGGGCCGTTTTATTCTTTTTCATGCTTTTATGCATCGGGATGAGTTCAGAGTTCGGGATATTACAAGCTTTTATCACAATGGTTCTGGACTTTGGTtataaagtttcaaaattgaAGTTGACGTCTGCACTATGCTTAA GCATGTTTATAATCGGTTTGATCTTCACGATGAGATCCGGGAGTTATTTCCTTGACATATTCGATGGATACTCAGCTACGTTTGGACTTGTTTCTGTTGCACTCTTCGAAACAATTGCAGTTGCTTGGGTCTTCAAACTGGAGAA cttcGAAAATGACATAGAAAGAATGATTCACTCAAAACCAGGATTGTATTGGAGAATATCGTGGAAATATACGTGCCCATTTATTATGGTCGTTATTCTAATCGCAAGCTTCGTGGACATGTTTCTCAATCCACCAAGTTACTACGCTTGGAACAAAGACACCGGCACGAAAGACGAGTTAACTTATCCGCCATGGGCTGTGTTTATTATCGTTTTATTGATACTAAGCTCGATGCTCTGTATCCCGTTATTTGCGGCTCTCGTACGTTTCGGAATTTTCGACCCGAAATGGATTGGTGTGAATTCCTACGGAAGAAATAAAAGAGCAGAACAAAATGATAATGATGATATCGGAGTTACGGAATCTGCAACTccattgaatttaaattctacgAACAAAGTTTGA